In Arcobacter sp. LA11, a single genomic region encodes these proteins:
- a CDS encoding YfhL family 4Fe-4S dicluster ferredoxin has translation MSLIITDECIACDACREECPNDAIEEGDPIYIIDADRCTECVGHYEEPACVEVCPVDCIIVDPDNQETMEELQFKYEQLQEEEV, from the coding sequence ATGTCTTTAATAATTACAGATGAATGTATAGCATGTGATGCTTGTCGAGAAGAATGTCCAAATGATGCAATCGAAGAAGGGGATCCGATATATATAATTGATGCGGATAGATGTACTGAATGTGTTGGTCACTATGAAGAACCAGCCTGTGTTGAAGTATGTCCTGTTGATTGTATTATAGTTGATCCAGATAACCAAGAAACAATGGAAGAGTTGCAGTTTAAATACGAGCAGTTACAAGAAGAAGAAGTTTAA
- a CDS encoding inositol monophosphatase family protein, giving the protein MFDYNSFTNAVIKANKELYEYINTHMDSSDLEESSTIGYGGDNTLNIDLIAENIFIKYLDSFGDIFSEEAGLISSKSNIKIIIDPLDGSHNFLSGLPYYGTSVALQIDNETKAGYVVNLVNHIMIYKVNDNLEQIDILNNKSINFIKVENPQIGIFERAYSYPNVIKKLNQEKIKFRSPGAIAISLAYAKNYNFVLFAGSIREFDIAAALYICSDLFIHKEAEFLIMAKKQYYFTLIKEIIKE; this is encoded by the coding sequence ATGTTTGATTATAACTCATTTACAAATGCAGTTATAAAAGCAAATAAAGAGCTATATGAGTATATTAATACTCATATGGACTCATCTGACCTTGAAGAGTCTTCTACTATAGGATATGGCGGAGACAACACTCTAAATATTGATTTAATAGCTGAAAATATTTTTATTAAATATTTAGACTCTTTTGGAGATATTTTTTCTGAAGAAGCCGGGCTAATAAGTTCTAAATCAAATATTAAAATAATAATTGATCCATTAGATGGAAGTCACAACTTTCTTTCTGGGTTGCCTTATTATGGAACATCTGTTGCTTTACAAATAGATAATGAAACTAAAGCAGGATATGTTGTCAATTTAGTAAATCATATTATGATTTATAAAGTTAATGATAATTTAGAACAAATAGATATTTTGAATAATAAATCTATAAATTTTATAAAAGTAGAAAATCCTCAAATAGGAATTTTTGAAAGAGCATATTCTTATCCAAATGTAATAAAAAAGTTAAATCAAGAAAAAATAAAATTTAGAAGTCCAGGCGCTATTGCAATTTCTTTAGCATACGCTAAAAATTACAATTTTGTACTTTTTGCAGGTAGTATTAGAGAGTTTGATATTGCTGCTGCATTATACATTTGTAGTGACCTTTTTATACATAAGGAAGCTGAATTCTTAATTATGGCTAAAAAGCAATACTATTTCACCCTGATTAAAGAAATTATTAAAGAATAA
- a CDS encoding glutamate synthase subunit beta yields MLNFTKFERINPEKRDVLQRLKDYNEVYQVFGKHRAREQSDRCMQCGDPYCHTGCPLHNFIPAWLKQTAEKNMDLAFALSNETSPFPEILGRICPQDVLCEGACSLNTGHGAVSIGAVETHLNERAFENGMKPKFAEIKGDKKVAIIGSGPSGISAATFLLRKGIAVEMFEREDRAGGLLMYGIPGFKLDKTTVDRRINWLLEAGMKLHLNCEIGKDKTVAELNEEFDAIYLGIGAKAGRFAGIDGEDASNVYLAMEFLTGIQKRNLGNKNADFIDVKDKRVVVIGGGDTAMDCVRSSVREGAKSVKCLYRRDEANMPGSKKEVVNSKEEGVEFVFNVSPKKIITLNNEASGIELLKTGLSEPDESGRQRVSIIEGSEYIEEADIIIFALGFSPEAPLFLKELNINTNSWGGIETINYQTSNAKVYAGGDCQRGAHLAVTAAVDGREAAREITKVLS; encoded by the coding sequence ATGTTAAATTTTACTAAATTTGAAAGAATAAATCCTGAAAAAAGAGATGTATTACAAAGATTAAAAGATTATAATGAAGTTTACCAAGTATTTGGTAAACATAGAGCTAGAGAACAATCTGACAGATGTATGCAATGTGGTGACCCATATTGTCATACAGGATGTCCTTTACATAACTTTATCCCTGCATGGTTAAAGCAGACTGCTGAAAAGAATATGGACTTAGCATTTGCCTTATCAAATGAAACATCTCCCTTTCCAGAAATTCTAGGAAGAATTTGTCCTCAAGATGTACTTTGTGAAGGTGCTTGTTCTTTAAATACTGGTCATGGTGCTGTATCTATTGGTGCTGTTGAAACTCATTTAAATGAAAGAGCATTTGAAAATGGTATGAAACCTAAATTTGCAGAAATTAAAGGTGATAAAAAAGTAGCTATTATTGGTTCTGGACCTTCTGGAATTTCAGCTGCAACTTTTCTACTAAGAAAAGGAATTGCTGTTGAAATGTTTGAAAGAGAAGATAGAGCTGGTGGATTACTTATGTATGGAATCCCTGGATTTAAACTTGATAAAACAACAGTTGATAGAAGAATTAATTGGTTACTAGAAGCTGGAATGAAACTTCATTTAAATTGCGAAATTGGGAAAGATAAAACAGTTGCAGAACTTAATGAAGAATTTGATGCAATTTATCTTGGAATTGGAGCAAAAGCTGGTAGATTTGCAGGAATTGATGGCGAAGATGCATCGAATGTATATCTTGCAATGGAATTTCTAACTGGTATCCAAAAGAGAAACTTAGGAAATAAAAACGCTGATTTTATTGATGTAAAAGATAAAAGAGTTGTTGTTATTGGTGGTGGAGATACTGCTATGGACTGTGTTAGATCTTCAGTTAGAGAAGGTGCAAAATCAGTTAAATGTCTTTATAGAAGAGATGAAGCAAATATGCCTGGTTCTAAAAAAGAGGTTGTTAATTCAAAAGAAGAGGGTGTAGAATTTGTATTTAATGTAAGTCCTAAAAAAATTATTACATTAAATAATGAAGCATCTGGAATTGAACTTCTTAAAACTGGTCTTTCTGAGCCTGATGAATCAGGAAGACAAAGAGTTAGTATTATTGAAGGTAGTGAATATATAGAAGAAGCAGATATCATTATTTTTGCACTTGGGTTTTCTCCTGAAGCTCCATTATTTTTAAAAGAGTTAAATATTAATACAAACTCATGGGGTGGAATAGAAACAATAAATTATCAAACTTCAAATGCTAAAGTATATGCAGGTGGAGATTGTCAAAGAGGTGCACACTTAGCAGTTACTGCTGCTGTTGATGGCAGAGAAGCTGCACGAGAGATTACAAAAGTACTTTCTTAA